A genomic window from Quercus lobata isolate SW786 chromosome 10, ValleyOak3.0 Primary Assembly, whole genome shotgun sequence includes:
- the LOC115964858 gene encoding probable pectate lyase 5: MAPFNFFNKKWQAVSLLSLITILFTLLIPTLIASSPVKDPEFVVKEVQRSINASLTRRNLKGDSSCSTGNPIDDCWKCDSNWDKNRQKLADCAVGFGKNAAGGKDGKIYVVTDSSDNDAVNPKNGTLRHAVIQDEPLWIIFESDMVIKLKVELIMNSYKTIDGRGANVHITGGGCITIQDITNIIIHGINIHECKPSGNTNVRSSPGHFGHRGVSDGDAMSIFGSKHVWVDHVTLSNCDDGLVDVVEASSLVTISNSLFTQHDKAILLGHADDYTADKSMKVTIAFNHFGEGLTQRLPRIRHGYVHVVNNYYTKWKMYAIGGSASPTILSQGNKFVAPDDEKSKEVTKYENAPKSEWHKWNWKSEGDEFLNGAFFTASSGIISSSNATFFTSYSESSSSSSASDITAKASSLVPKLTANAGALKCKKGSAC, from the exons ATGGCtcctttcaatttcttt AATAAGAAATGGCAAGCTGTAAGCTTGCTCTCTCTCATTACCATTCTCTTCACTCTCCTAATCCCAACCCTTATTGCCTCTAGCCCAGTTAAAGACCCGGAATTTGTAGTAAAAGAAGTACAAAG GAGCATCAATGCCTCTTTGACAAGGAGAAATTTGAAGGGAGATTCCTCTTGCTCAACTGGGAACCCAATTGATGATTGTTGGAAGTGTGACTCCAATTGGGATAAGAATCGGCAGAAGCTAGCTGATTGTGCAGTTGGGTTTGGCAAGAATGCTGCTGGTGGAAAAGATGGTAAGATTTATGTGGTTACAGATTCCAGTGATAATGATGCTGTAAATCCCAAGAACGGGACTCTAAGACATGCTGTGATCCAAGATGAACCATTGTGGATTATATTTGAAAGTGATATGGTGATCAAATTGAAGGTGGAATTGATTATGAACTCGTATAAGACCATTGATGGTAGGGGAGCTAATGTGCACATAACTGGTGGTGGATGCATTACTATTCAGGACATAACTAACATTATAATTCATGGGATAAACATACATGAATGTAAGCCATCAGGGAATACTAATGTGAGAAGTTCCCCAGGTCACTTTGGGCATAGGGGTGTTTCAGATGGTGATGCTATGAGCATCTTTGGTAGTAAACATGTTTGGGTGGACCATGTCACACTTTCGAACTGTGATGACGGTCTGGTTGATGTTGTTGAAGCTTCATCCTTGGTTACCATTTCAAATAGTTTATTTACACAACATGATAAGGCTATTTTATTGGGACACGCTGATGACTACACTGCAGACAAGAGCATGAAAGTCACTATTGCCTTCAATCACTTTGGAGAAGGGCTTACTCAAAGACTTCCAAG GATTAGGCACGGGTACGTCCATGTGGTGAACAATTACTACACCAAGTGGAAAATGTATGCCATTGGTGGGAGTGCTTCCCCTACCATCCTTAGCCAAGGGAACAAATTTGTTGCTCCAGATGATGAAAAAAGCAAAGAG GTGACCAAATACGAAAATGCACCAAAAAGTGAATGGCATAAATGGAATTGGAAATCTGAAGGAGATGAATTTCTAAATGGTGCATTTTTCACAGCCTCCTCTGGAATTATTTCTTCCTCAAATGCTACATTTTTCACATCCTACTCTGAATCTAGTTCTTCCTCAAGCGCTTCCGACATAACTGCAAAAGCATCTTCTCTTGTTCCCAAACTTACAGCTAATGCGGGTGCACTTAAATGCAAGAAGGGTTCTGCATGCTGA
- the LOC115965319 gene encoding probable pectate lyase 5 yields the protein MASCSLLSLITILFTLLIPTLIASRPVKDPEFVVKEVQRSINASLTRRNLKGDSSCSTGNPIDDCWKCDSNWDKNRQKLADCAVGFGKNAAGGKDGKIYVVTDSSDNDAVNPKNGTLRHAVIQDEPLWIIFESDMVIKLKVELIMNSYKTIDGRGANVHITGGGCITIQDITNIIIHGINIHECKPSGNTNVRSSPGHFGHRGVSDGDAMSIFGSKHVWVDHVTLSNCDDGLVDVVEASSLVTISNSLFTQHDKAILLGHADDYTADKSMKVTIAFNHFGEGLTQRLPRIRHGYVHVVNNYYTKWKMYAIGGSASPTILSQGNKFVAPDDEKSKEVTKYENAPKSEWHKWNWKSEGDEFLNGAFFTASSRIISSSNATFFTSSSESSSSSSASDITAKASSLVPKLTANAGALKCKKGSAC from the exons ATGGCAAGCTGTAGCTTGCTCTCTCTCATTACCATTCTCTTCACTCTCCTAATCCCAACCCTTATTGCCTCTAGACCAGTTAAAGACCCGGAATTTGTAGTAAAAGAAGTACAAAG GAGCATCAATGCCTCTTTGACAAGGAGAAATTTGAAGGGAGATTCTTCTTGCTCAACTGGGAACCCAATTGATGATTGTTGGAAGTGTGACTCCAATTGGGATAAGAATCGGCAGAAGCTAGCTGATTGTGCAGTTGGGTTTGGCAAGAATGCTGCTGGTGGAAAAGATGGTAAGATTTATGTGGTTACAGATTCCAGTGATAATGATGCTGTAAATCCCAAGAACGGGACTCTAAGACATGCTGTGATCCAAGATGAACCATTGTGGATTATATTTGAAAGTGATATGGTGATCAAATTGAAGGTGGAATTGATTATGAACTCGTATAAGACCATTGATGGTAGGGGAGCTAATGTGCACATAACTGGTGGTGGATGCATTACTATTCAGGACATAACTAACATTATAATTCATGGGATAAACATACATGAATGTAAGCCATCAGGGAATACTAATGTGAGAAGTTCCCCAGGTCACTTTGGGCATAGGGGTGTTTCAGATGGTGATGCTATGAGCATCTTTGGTAGTAAACATGTTTGGGTGGACCATGTCACACTTTCGAACTGTGATGACGGTCTGGTTGATGTTGTTGAAGCTTCATCCTTGGTTACCATTTCAAATAGTTTATTTACACAACATGATAAGGCTATTTTATTGGGACACGCTGATGACTACACTGCAGACAAGAGCATGAAAGTCACTATTGCCTTCAATCACTTTGGAGAAGGGCTTACTCAAAGACTTCCAAG GATTAGGCACGGGTACGTCCATGTGGTGAACAATTACTACACCAAGTGGAAAATGTATGCCATTGGTGGGAGTGCTTCCCCTACCATCCTTAGCCAAGGGAACAAATTTGTTGCTCCAGATGATGAAAAAAGCAAAGAG GTGACCAAATACGAAAATGCACCAAAAAGTGAATGGCATAAATGGAATTGGAAATCTGAAGGAGATGAATTTCTAAATGGTGCATTTTTCACAGCCTCCTCTAGAATTATTTCTTCCTCAAATGCTACATTTTTCACATCCTCCTCTGAATCTAGTTCTTCCTCAAGCGCTTCCGACATAACTGCAAAAGCATCTTCTCTTGTTCCCAAACTTACAGCTAATGCGGGTGCACTTAAATGCAAGAAGGGTTCTGCATGCTGA